The following are encoded in a window of Acropora muricata isolate sample 2 chromosome 6, ASM3666990v1, whole genome shotgun sequence genomic DNA:
- the LOC136920312 gene encoding uncharacterized protein: MKLQTLKFALVFGSFLLVLIIVVSDLCLLGRYECFAGFREIGSTKNISSFFKHFLFQEPLDLLEKDGNISSRGLNQHVWDKNCLKTIESLCNFPIFPNAPDKRQVIYRTEITEQKDSTTDAHRIFGFIRPNLTGDYQFALASNGYAEVWLSESANWSTAKEIAYLKLVEWISVSTTATERTFNVSRKQISSRIYLKAKTRYYIEIVYALGIQSEGEYFLRVSWKQPQESNFVVIESDFLFTFKNDSEAGKQKMYDDELPNAKSCNKDGANQGYKNKHMTMDQKKIPFLEHTSVSKVLPSCEYRPSYLPDAATLNRFGQYHGVFKHVKRIHTFPFSFPEGIVLESGHQIYSFDQFPLQEEEARSVVERYMDSLKKSYFERYTLHSITRVVKKEDQKKGTRYFIEAIITDLLSSKKYNLAEYVFQPKGNNLSMCYPQGMQWNKTTDVYLILTAKNLGRWVHHFIKNMEKIVQETNDEHLHVIIYDFDSRDIDIKIAFQRSILKNYHYITKPGKYSRATSFKEAIESVKNPDSIVVTIDMHLDIGSQFIDEIRKHCIKGKTVYAPEIVFLHCGGSSSKPKGSWYHASYGTIAMCKQDWDNFGGFSPQFLRKTTWGGEDWNLIDNAVKGSLEIERNRSPWVYHYHHVKAGMWNN; encoded by the exons ATGAAACTTCAGACTCTGAAGTTCGCCCTTGTATTTGGTTCCTTTCTTCTTGTGCTGATCATCGTTGTGTCTGATCTGTGCCTGCTAGGCCGATATGAATGTTTTGCTGGTTTTAGAGAGATAGGCAGCACAAAGAACATATCGTCATTCTTTAAACACTTCTTATTCCAAGAACCGTTAGATTTGTTGGAGAAGGACGGAAATATTTCTTCACGAGGATTGAACCAGCATGTTTGGGATAAAAACTGCCTAAAGACAATTGAAAGTCTCTGCAATTTTCCAATCTTTCCAAACGCACCTGATAAACGGCAAGTGATTTATCGAACAGAAATCACAGAGCAGAAAGATTCAACCACTGATGCACATCGGATATTTGGTTTCATACGACCAAATCTCACAGGTGACTATCAATTTGCTCTAGCTTCTAATGGGTACGCAGAAGTTTGGCTTAGCGAGAGTGCTAATTGGAGTACAGCGAAAGAGATAGCTTACTTGAAACTGGTTGAGTGGATCAGCGTAAGTACCACGGCCACAGAGCGAACTTTCAATGTTTCTAGAAAACAGATTTCATCAAGGATTTATTTAAAAGCGAAAACCAGGTATTATATAGAAATAGTGTATGCCTTAGGTATCCAAAGTGAAGGAGAATATTTTCTTCGGGTTTCTTGGAAACAACCTCAAGAATCCAACTTTGTTGTCATCGAAAGCGATTTTTTGTTCACCTTTAAAAATGATAGTGAGGCAGGAAAACAGAAGATGTATGACGATGAATTACCAAATGCAAAGTCGTGCAACAAAGATGGTGCTAATCAAGGATACAAGAACAAACATATGACTATGGATCAAAAGAAGATACCTTTCTTGGAGCACACATCAGTGAGCAAAGTGCTTCCATCGTGTGAATATCGACCAAGTTATTTACCAGATGCTGCAACTTTAAACAGGTTTGGACAGTATCATGGAGtgttcaaacatgtaaaaagaaTACACACCTTCCCATTTTCCTTTCCCGAAGGTATTGTATTAGAATCTGGACATCAAATCTATTCATTTGATCAATTTCCATTGCAAGAGGAAGAAGCTCGGTCAGTTGTTGAACGATATATGGATTCACTTAAAAAGAGCTATTTCGA GAGATACACCTTACACTCCATTACTCGTGTCGTGAAAAAGGAGGACCAGAAAAAAGGAACAAGATATTTCATCGAGGCTATTATCACAGATTTACTAAGCAGCAAAAAGTATAACTTGGCAGAATATGTATTTCAGCCCAAAGGAAACAACCTTTCAATGTGTTATCCCCAAGGAATGCAATGGAACAAGACTACTGATGTCTACCTTATACTAACAGCCAAAAACCTCGGCCGATGGGTCCACCATTTTATTAAGAACATGGAAAAAATTGTCCAAGAAACGAACGACGAGCATTTACATGTGATTATCTATGATTTTGATAGTAGAGATATAGATATCAAAATAGCGTTCCAGCGGAGTATCCTTAAAAACTACCACTACATAACGAAGCCTGGAAAATATTCGCGAGCAACCTCTTTCAAAGAAGCCATAGAATCTGTTAAGAACCCAGACTCTATTGTTGTCACCATCGATATGCATCTCGACATTGGAAGTCAATTTATCGACGAAATACGCAAA CATTGTATAAAAGGAAAGACAGTTTATGCTCCGGAAATAGTATTCTTACATTGCGGTGGGAGCAGTTCAAAACCTAAAGGATCCTGGTACCATGCTAGCTACGGAACAATCGCGATGTGTAAACAAGACTGGGATAACTTTGGAGGATTCTCGCCCCAGTTTCTTCGAAAGACTACATGGGGAGGGGAGGACTGGAACTTAATCGACAACGCTGTCAAAGGTAGCCTAGAAATAGAAAGAAATCGTTCACCTTGGGTGTATCATTATCATCATGTAAAAGCTGGAATGTGGAATAATTAG
- the LOC136920313 gene encoding uncharacterized protein → MKLQTLKLALVFGSFLLVLIIIVSDLCLLGRYECFAGFREIDSTKEISSFFKHLLFQEPSDLLENDVFSRGLNQHVWDKNCLKTIESLCNFPIFPNAPDKRQVIYRTEITEPKDSTTDAHRIFGFVQPNLTGDYQFAVASNGYAEVWLSESANWSTAKEMTHFKLFGRIDTSTSVTGRTFNVSRKQISSRIYLKAETRYYIEIVYALGIQSKGEYFLQVSWKQPQESNFVVIESDSLFPFKNDSEAGKQRMYDDELPNAKSCNKDGANQGYKNKHMTMDQKKIPFLEHTSVSKVLPSCEYRPSYLPDAATLNRFGQYHGVYKHVKRIHTFPFSFPEGIVLESEHEIYSFDQVPLQEEEARSVVERYMDSLKKSYFERYTLHSITRVVKKEDQKKGTRYFIEAIITDLLSSKKYNLAEYVFQPKGNNLSMCYPQGMQWNKTTDVYLILTAKNLGRWVHHFIKNMEKIVQETNDEHLHVIIYDFDSRDIDIKRAFQRSILKNYHYITKPGKYSRVTSFKEAIESVKNPDSIVVTIDMHLDIGSQFIDEIRKHCLKGKTVYAPEIVFLHCGGSSSKPKGSWYHASYGTIAMYKQDWDNFGGFSPEFLRKTSWGGEDWNIIDNAVKGSLEIERNRLPSVYHYHHVKTGMWSN, encoded by the exons ATGAAACTTCAGACTCTGAAGTTGGCCCTTGTATTTGGTTCCTTTCTTCTTGTGTTGATCATCATTGTGTCTGATCTATGCCTGCTAGGCCGATATGAATGTTTTGCTGGTTTTAGAGAGATAGACAGCACAAAGGAAATATCGTCATTCTTTAAACACTTATTATTCCAAGAACCGTCAGATTTATTGGAGAACGACGTTTTTTCACGAGGGTTGAACCAGCATGTTTGGGATAAAAACTGCCTAAAGACTATCGAAAGTCTCTGCAATTTTCCAATCTTTCCAAACGCACCTGATAAACGCCAAGTTATTTATCGAACAGAAATCACAGAGCCGAAAGATTCAACCACCGATGCACATCGGATATTTGGTTTCGTACAACCAAATCTCACAGGTGATTATCAATTTGCTGTAGCTTCTAATGGCTACGCAGAAGTTTGGCTCAGCGAGAGTGCCAATTGGAGTACAGCGAAAGAGATGACTCACTTTAAACTGTTTGGAAGGATCGACACAAGTACCAGTGTCACAGGGCGAACTTTCAATGTTTCTAGAAAACAGATTTCCTCAAGGATTTATTTAAAAGCGGAAACCAGGTATTATATAGAAATAGTGTATGCCTTAGGTATCCAGAGCAAGGGAGAATATTTTCTTCAGGTTTCTTGGAAACAACCTCAAGAATCCAACTTTGTTGTCATCGAAAGCGATTCTTTGTTCCCCTTTAAAAATGATAGCGAGGCAGGAAAACAGAGGATGTATGACGATGAATTACCAAATGCAAAGTCGTGCAACAAAGATGGTGCTAATCAAGGATACAAGAACAAACATATGACTATGGATCAAAAGAAGATACCTTTCTTGGAGCACACATCAGTGAGCAAAGTGCTTCCATCGTGTGAATATCGACCAAGTTATTTACCAGATGCTGCAACTTTAAACAGGTTTGGACAGTATCATGGAGTGTATAAGCATGTAAAGAGAATACACACCTTCCCATTTTCCTTTCCCGAAGGTATTGTATTAGAATCTGAACATGAAATCTATTCATTTGATCAAGTTCCATTGCAAGAGGAAGAAGCTCGGTCAGTTGTTGAACGATACATGGATTCACTTAAAAAGAGCTATTTCGA GAGATACACCTTACACTCCATTACTCGTGTTGTGAAAAAGGAGGACCAGAAAAAAGGAACAAGATATTTCATCGAGGCTATTATCACAGATTTACTAAGCAGCAAAAAGTATAACTTGGCAGAATATGTATTTCAGCCCAAAGGAAACAACCTTTCAATGTGTTATCCCCAAGGAATGCAATGGAACAAGACTACTGATGTCTACCTTATACTAACAGCCAAAAACCTCGGCCGATGGGTCCACCATTTTATTAAGAACATGGAAAAAATTGTCCAAGAAACGAACGACGAGCATTTACATGTGATTATCTATGATTTTGATAGTAGAGATATAGATATCAAAAGAGCGTTCCAGCGGAGTATCCTTAAAAACTACCACTACATAACGAAGCCTGGGAAATATTCGCGTGTAACCTCTTTCAAAGAAGCCATAGAATCTGTTAAGAACCCAGACTCTATTGTTGTCACCATAGATATGCATCTCGACATTGGAAGTCAATTTATCGACGAAATACGCAAA cATTGTTTAAAAGGAAAGACAGTTTATGCTCCGGAAATAGTATTCTTACATTGCGGTGGGAGCAGTTCAAAACCTAAAGGATCCTGGTACCATGCTAGCTACGGAACAATCGCGATGTATAAACAAGACTGGGATAACTTCGGAGGATTCTCGCCTGAGTTCCTTCGAAAGACTTCATGGGGAGGGGAGGACTGGAACATAATCGACAACGCTGTCAAAGGTAgcctggaaatagaaagaaatcGTTTACCTTCGGTGTATCATTATCATCATGTAAAAACTGGAATGTGGAGTAATTAG